The Treponema sp. Marseille-Q3903 genomic interval AGCCAAATCCGAGGATTGAACCAGGCAGCTAAGAACATTCAGAATGGTGTTTCTTTCATTCAGACAACAGAAGGTTATTTGACTGAAACAACAGACATTCTTCAGCGTGTTCGAGAACTCGCTGTTCAGTCTGCAAACGGAATCTACAGCGATGAAGATCGTATGCAGATCCAGGTTGAAGTTTCTCAACTCGTTTCTGAAGTTGACCGAATTGCATCACAGGCACAATTCAATGGTATGAATATGCTTACAGGACGCTTTGCTCAGGCAGGCGATGCAGTAATGCAGTTCCACATTGGTGCAAATGTTGACCAGAACGCACGTGTATTCATCGGTACTATGACTGCAACAGCTCTCGGACTCAAGGGAGCACAAGGTGGCGATGAACAGATTTCTATTTCATCTCCTGATGAAGCAAACATGACTCTTGCCGCTGTAGATGCTGCATTGAAAAATGTAACAAAACAGAGAGCAGATCTTGGTGCTTATCAGAATAGATTTGAATTGGCTGCAAAAGGCGTAAACATTGCTGCTGAAAATACTCAGGCTGCAGAATCACGTATCAGAGATACTGATATGGCTGCAGAAATGGTACAGTTCACAAAGAACAGCATTCTCACACAAGCTGGAACTGCAATGCTCGCTCAGGCTAACTCACAGTCTCAGACAGTATTGTCTTTGTTGAAATAGATCATAAATTAAAAATAAATTAAAGAGATTTCTGGATGTCATCTTTTTAATTAGATGGAATGGAAGGGGTATGCGCCTCCCTTCCCTTTCATTCTCTTTTTAAGGAGGAGAACTATGAATACAATTAATTCAACGGTTCATGTGGCAATGGATGGCCAGTCTCTTTACAATAAAATTAACAGCAATAATGCAGGTGTTTCTACATCCGCATCACAACAGATAACTGCAAAATCCATAACACCCACAGGAGCCCAAGTAGCACAAAATATTGAGCAGAATATAGCCGAAATAAAGGCAGATGCCCAGGCATTGCAAAGAATGTCAGAAATTGTGCCTAGCAACAAACTTCAGTTCAGTATAAATAAAGAACTCGGAAGCGTAATAGTTTCAATAATAGATGCATCAACTAACCAAGTTGTAAAACAAATTCCATCAGAGGATATGCAAAAATTAAAGTTACGAATTCGTAAAGTGATCGGCAACTTATTTGATGAGCTAAGATAAGACAAAAAATGGCTGGAATAAATATACCGGGTGTAACAAATCAGTATAATACGAACGAAACTGTCGAAAAACTGATGAAAATCGAACGTATCCCGCTCACAAGGGAGCAGAATGCGCTTGAATCATTAAAAACTGAAAAGGACGCCTGGCGAGACCTCAACTCGAAACTTTCCTCATTAAGAGACAACTCAAAAACTCTCTACTCTTTTGAAAATCCATTTAACAACAAAATAACTTCCTCAACAGAAGAATATGCTATAACAGCAGATGCAAATCGCTCTGCATCTATTCAATCTTTCAAAATTGATGTTATTCAGCCTGCAACTCCAGACAGATTCTTAAGCAGTGAATTGGACTCTGATTACAAAGTACAAGAAGGAACTTTTACTTTTAAAGCCGGAGAAAAGCAGCTTAGTTTCAAATGGAAAGGCGGTTCCTTAAAAGATTTTGCAAACGCAATCAACAAACGTGGAAACAACATAATAAAAGCATCTATCATAGGTGCGAGCGAAGGAAAAAAAACGCTTTTGATTGAAGCAGTCAAGACAGGAAAAGAAAACAGGCTCATCTTTGAAGACGATGCATATAAAATGGCATTCGATATAAAGATGATAGATAAAATAAAATCGAAGGCTGTTGAATTTGCAGACGAACAAAAACAGATACTTCCTGTCAACAAAATCGAATACGAAGAGCCTTCTTACATGCCAAAGCTGTCGCTCACAAATATAAAGTTTAACGAAGAAGATAAGACAGTAAGAGTTGAGCCTCGCGGAGCATATCAGGTAAAAATCCCTGAAAAAATCCTCTCCGATTCAAACATTCATATTCAGTTTTCAATCACGCCCGAAAATACGGAAGATATAACTTCCGGTATAAATGAAAAACTTATGCAGCCGGAGCTGCCCTCTGCCGGAAATGCGGAATTTGAAGGGATTATCGTAAACAACAGCCTATCTGACGTAAACATGAATCTTCCGCCTGTTCCGCCTGAACCGCTTTCTCCTGTCACAGAAAACCAAATTGTTTTTGCGGTGATGGAAGACGGTACAGAAAAACCTGTCGAAGTTAAAGATTTATTTTCGATAAAAGAAAATGATTCAGAAACCTCAAATTTAAATAATTCAAAATATGTTGATATAAATCTTTCCGAATATAAAGGCATAAAATCAATTGCAATCAGAAATACAAACACGGGAACAGCTTTTACGATTTCAGATTTCTCTGCATTAAACCCTGTTCAAGATTTAGGATATGGACCTGTCAATCCTGTTTCTGTAGCAGATGACGCAATAATAAAATACGAAGGAATTACAATCAGCCGCTCTTCAAACAAGATTGATGATGTAGTTCCCGAAATAACTTTGAATCTTCACGACAAGACAGAAAAAACCGCAACTATTTCTGTAAAGCCGGATAAGGAGTCTTCAAAAAATACAATAATCGAGTTTGTCGGGAAATACAATCAGGCAATTGCAGAATTAAATATACTGTCACAAAAGAAACCGGAAATCATTCAGGAATTAAATTACCTTACAAAAGAAGAACAGGAACAAGAAGAAAAAAAGCTAGGAATTTTTCAGTCTGATTTTTCGCTCACAAATATAAAATCGAACATGGCGTCTATTATTTCGCAAAATTATGTTTTTTCAGATACTGCAAAAATCACGATGCTCTCTCAGATTGGGATTGCGACTAATGCCGGCGGATTTAGCGGAGGATATTCCCAGAGCAAACTGCGCGGTTACCTTGAAATAGATGAAAAAAAACTCGATGCAGCGCTCGATTCAAATATGGACGACATTCGCCAGTTATTCGGATACGATACTGACGGAGATCTAATCATCGATTCCGGAATTGCATACAGACTGGACAAACAGATTTCTGCATACACTCAGACAGGCGGAATCCTTTCATTGAAAACGTCTACTCTCGATTCTAAAATTAAAAGTTCGGAACAAAAAATCTCAAAACTTGAAACACAGATGAACAACAAGGAAGCGCAGCTGCGGAGCAAATATAGCCAGATGGAAGGCTCGTTGAACAGCCTTGAAGCACAGCAAAATACAATCAGCAATTTTACAAAACAACAAAACAATAAACAATAAAAAAAGGCTCAGAAAACCTGACACAGGAGCATGATTATGATAGATTTTTTTATAAACGGACAGAAAATAGATGTTCAAATTGAAGATGAGCAGACAATTGGTGATGTTTTGAGCTCTTTTGAAAAAACTTGCGAAGAAAATCAAGCGGCTGTTATCGGCATCGCAGTAGATGGCAAAACAATTACTGCGGAAACTTTTGATGACGAAGCTCTCAAACCTCTCTCAAAAAACATGAAATTCGAATTTTCAGTTGTGACAAAATCAGATATTCAAATGTCACTTACAAAACTTTCAGAACTTTTTGCTAATTTGGCAGGGCAAATGGAGAGCGTTCCATCTGCTCTGCAATCAGGGAAAAATAAAGAAGTCAGCGAATCTATCAAAAATGTCGCAGACAGCATCGATCAATTTTGCCATGTAGCGGCTCTCGCTTCCCTCTTTCCGGAAACTTTTAAAATCATCAATATAGACGGTGTTTCTTTTAAAGACTTTTTTGCAGATTTTTCTCCAATTCTAAAAGATTTTGAAGACGCTCTGAAAAATAATGACACAGTTATGATTGGAGACCTTTCAGAATACGAAATATGCCCTCGTCTTCAGGCAATTTCAAAAGCACTTGAAAAGAGGTAGCTTATGTTCTTATTGTACGTAGATGTGAGCGGTTCTCCAATTACCGCTCGTCAAAATGCTCCAATTTTTACAATCATCTTTTTTGTGATTATTGTCTCTCTTATTTTAGGTTTGATATACTTTATAAACCTGCGTTTGAGAGCGTATCACCATTCTGAAAAATATCTTGAAAAAGAAAGAAAGCGCAAGACAAAACTAAAAGATATAATTAATTTTGCAAAAATTAACAACCTAAAACAAACCGACATAGATATTCTTTGGGATATATGCAAAATAACCGACTGTTCGAATATATTATACTATTTTCACAGCAATGCCGAAGTCAGAAAACTTTTTAAAGATACATATATAAAGGCAAAGGAAAAAAATATCTTTTCCGACCAAAAAGTGAGCGATTTTTTTAAATGTCTTTTTAAGATTGAACGGATTGTTGCACAGATAAAAAAAATATCGACTACGCGCCAGATACCGGAGCAATCAGTTGTGTTTATTATTTCACCAGAAGGAGAGCTTTATCCGCTCACTGTAATAAAAAATGTAAAAGATGGGATAACAGTAGAATTTCCGGCTTTTATGTACAATTCCCCTGATAAACCTAAAATCTTGCAACAGACAAAATTCAATTTTAAGACATACGACAAACTTTCATACAATTTTGTTTCAAGAATTATAAGATACGAAGTAAATCCTGAGAAAAATACATTTTACATGATTTTTGGTCATACGGATCAGCTTACTTGCCTTACACAACGCAATTATAAGCGAAGTTTTACTGATCAGGAATGCATTTTTATGCCTGCAAAACAAAATCCAAATCACGGAAAAAAAGGACAGCCTGATTATATTTTTTCCGACAAAAAAGTCAAAGGCAAACTGACAAATTTTTCTGCCGGAGGTTGCTGCATTCAGACAAATCTCCCATTAAAAGAAAACCAGCAGATTGGAGTAGAACTTCCGCAGTCGGGGGTTACTGAAACAATCGTATGCAATGTAATAAAGACTCGCAAGCTTACAAACGGAATGTTCGCTATCCATATTCAATTTATACATATATCTATTCAGACTAAAAATAAGATTTTTACTCTTGTTTACAAATTTGAATTGTAGTATCATTCTTAGACTATGAAAGTAGTAGAACTACAGAATATAATGCGAGAAGAAGGACATATTTTTTACTTACGCAAATATACTTGTGATGCAGTTTTAGAATTGCCGACAAGCGAATGCACTGTAAAAATTTCATTTAGTATTGAAACAAGTCCTTTTGGTCAAAAGAAAATAGAAGTTATTTTTCCGCAACAAATCAATTACCCTCTTTTGCCGGTAAAAAAAGCGCTGATAGAATTTATTTTAAAAGAAGAAGAAGAAGGCAGGTTACCTTGCTGACGTTTACAACTAAAACTCCCGAAGAGACAATCGCACTTGGGGAACGAATCGGTGCAAAATTAAAAAAAGGCGACGTCATCGCTATGCAGGGAACGCTTGCTGCAGGAAAAACTACAATCACAAAAGGAATAGCAAAAGCGCTCGGAATCAAAGATATTATAACGAGCCCAACATTCTGCTTGATAAGTGAATATTATGGAAAAATGTCTCTTTACCACATGGACGTTTATCGCCTTGAAGGTGGTGATGATTTTGTAAATCTCGGCACAGATGACATGATTTACAGCGATGGAGTTAGCATAATAGAATGGTCAGAAAAAATCATCGACGAGCTTCCGGAAAAAACAATCATCTTAAAAATTACACCTAATGAAGATGGAACCCGAACTGTTGAAATCGATAATTGGAATAATGGGGAAATATGAATATTTTAGCTTTGGATTGTGCAGTGAGTCGTTTTGGACTTGCAGTAAAGGCAGGAGATAAAGAAATCGCAGGAGTTTACGATATAGGTATGAGACAATCAGAACTTCTCGTTCCGGCAATTGATGAATTGCTTTCAAAAGCCGGGATAAAGGCTTCTGAGCTCGACTGCACTACGATGACAATCGGACCTGGAAGTTTTACAGGGCTTCGCCTTGTGATATCAGCCTTAAAAGCGATAGAATTGGCTTATGACGTGCCTGTATACGGCGTATCTTCGCTTGAAGCATATTCTTATGAATACAAAAACTTTGGATTGCCGGTGCTCTCTTGCATCGACGCAAACAAAGGTAGATTTTATGCAAGCATTAAAAATGGTTCAAAAATAATTTTGGAAGACGGCGACTGGGAAACCGATAGGATATGTGAAAGTATTAAAGATTTTTTAAAAGTGATTTTGTGCGGACCTGATGCAAAAAAACTTGCAGGAATCATAAGACAAACGAACAAAGATATTGAAATTGCAGTTCCTGAAGTTCACTCGTTGTATACTGACGCATTGATTAAGATAATAGAAAATAAAGAAGCTCGCCAACTAAAAGATTATGACGGACCTGTTTATCTAAGAGCAAGCGAAGCTGAAATAAAACTCAACGCTTAAACAGATTGCTCAAAGCGCTGACAGCACTGATTGCATTTTGGTTATCATTTTCTTCAACGACGGCAGCCTTGTTTTCTGACTGAATCGCATCAAAAACTTCCTGACGAAAAACTTTTAGGCTTTTTGGTGCTTCAACGCCGATTTTTACTTGGTCGCCATGCACATCAATCAATGTAATAGTTATATTATCACCGATTTTTATTTTTTCATCGATTTTCCTAGAAAGGATAAGCATCAACGGTCTCCTTTCTTGCTGAGAGCTTTTACGATATCAACTTTTGTTGACCAGCGGTTATCATTTATGATTGCCTGCATGCATTTTCTGTTTTTTTTGTTTATCACAAGAGGTCCTTGAAAATTTGCCGTGATTGGAGAACCGTCGTGCGGAATTGTCACAATTGTCATTATGATGATGTCTTCAGGTTTTGTAATGCCAATTTTAACGAGCAGCTCATCATCAATATCTGTTTCATAATAAGAACAGATAAGGAACGGATCTACAATCAAAAATGCAAGGTCAGGTTCTTCACATGACTGAAGCCAAAGAAATGGTTCATAATCGGAATCTACGATTGCGTATTTTGTATATTTTTCAAATCCAAAAAGACCTTCGGGTATATCGATAAGCTGTTCAGAAGTTACAGTGATTTTACCACGGGCTTTTGTAACAAGTTCCATATAATTCCTCTGTGATTATTTTTATTTCATGAAGTTCAGCAAAGTTGAAGAATACATTTTGGCAGCCTGACTCAATGTTGCCTGATTTGTATAATCGAGCATCTTCAAATCGGTGATAGCTTTAGTAAAGTCAAGGTCTCCTTCGCGGCTTGCTTGTTGAGTTACGTCAATGGCGAGTTTGCTGTTGCGTGTCGCATTGAGCTGAGCTCTTTCGTATTCTGCACCGCTTTTTGCAAGCCTGGAAACAAGGCTGTCTATTCCTAAATCAAGAGCCCCTAGAACTCGTCCTCCAATGCTGTCTTGGTCACCGGCAAGCAAAGCGTTGCGGAATGCTATGACAGTGTCGAACATACTTCCACCGCTTACACGAGTTCCTGTTCCAAGATTATATGGCGGCAACTGAGATGAATCTTTTACTATTCCCAGTTCCTGCAATGCGCTTCCCTCTATGTCCTGAAGCCACAGCTGACGAGCATCTGTAGTAGTAAAGTTCAATGCGTTTCTGACAGGGTCTATGGACGCTTTTACAGCAGCCCCACTGTCGTTGATTTTTGCGGCAACTGCATAAACATTGTCACCTTGCTTGATTTGAATTTTTACGTTATCTACAGAAATCACTTGATCGCGACTCGCCTGCCAAGAAGAAGCATCGCGTGCACCAAAAACAGACTGATTTTCTGCCCAGAAAGCCTTTACGCCCGCATTGTCGTTTTCAAGATATTTTCCCTCATCAACTTCAACCAGATTTATATCGATATTGCCGTTATACTTTACATTTTGAATCAATGGAATACCGCTGCCTTCTACATTTCCCATCTCAACATCAAACGCAGTTGCTTTTGTGTTTGTTCCAGCAAAAATTGAATTTCCGTCTGCGCTGACTGCGTTTGCATTCTGAACTAAAGCTTTCAAAAGCTCGTCAACTTCTGAAGCCATGTTTTTCAAATCTTCTTTTGTATAGACGCCGTTTGCACCTGTAACTGCCATCTCTCTGACTCTCTGCATAATCTGAAGAGAATCGTTCATGTATCCTTCACGAACTGTGAACTGGTCGCTCAAAGTCAGCGCATTTTTTTCAAACTGATTTACACGCCCAAGATAAGACTGATATCGAACAAGGTGACCGGCTGCGATTGGATCATCGCGGAGACGTTGAATTTTGTGCTGAGAACCGATCTGATTGTTTGCACGGTTTAAACGCTCTTCCTGCAAACGAAGATTGCTCTGTGTATTGTTATTGTTCATCTGACTAGAAATTCTCTGCATAAGTCACTCCTTAGACGCCTAATCTGTTAATTATAGTATCGACAAGACTGTCCCAGACTGTTATGAATTTAGCGGCAGCATTGTAACCGTGTTGAAATTTCATGATTTCCGCAAGTTCTTCATCGATATTTACTCCGCTGATTGAATCTCGCAAGTTTCTAAGGTCATCCATAATTGCATTTTGACTTAAGAGATTTGTTTCAGCTTGCTCACCTTTTAATCCGACATTTGTAACCGAGTCGGCAAAATAATCATCAAAAGTCTTCATGCCGCCAACCATAACGCTCGAATTGCGAATTGCAGCGATTTCAACTGCGGCACGTCCATCACCTGTCGGAGCCCTACCAGCGGCATCCATATATCCGGCAGCTACGCTCATCACATCGTTGCGTATTACCTGGTTTACTTCGATATAAGCAGAAGGATTAAAAACCGGAGCTACAGCAAACTGAGCTCCGCCCACAAGAGCGTTGACAGCATCAGCCTGATTAAAATCATACGCCCCTTCTTCCCCTCTTGCAGCGAGAACTCCTGAATATCCTGCAAGGAAATATCCAGAATCTTCAATGTGACGGATGACAAAGTCGGGATTTTCCGTACTCTGCGCCGTTGTAGATTTTAATACAAGGTGATTGTTTTTATCGAGATACGCTTTTACTTCGCTTGTAGAATTGTTGATGCGTGCGATGACAGTTTCCACAGTGTCTGTATGAAAATAAGGAACTTGAACATTGCCATCAGTTCCATTAAATGTCATGACGCCTTCTATTCCGACTTGCTGCTGAAGTTCAAGTTCATTCGTGCCGCTGATACGGAACACAAAAGAAGTGTCGAGCTCTCCATCTCCATTGCGATCAAAATTACCGTTAGTATTTTCAACAAATGGATGTTGCGTAAAAAAGTTTAACCCGGTGACTTTGTTAGCGCCGACAGCATTGCGGTGAACATCGTTTACAAGGTCGGCAAAATTCATTGTCATAGTGTTCAATGATTGAATCTCGTTTCTGATATCGACATCGCGAAGCTCTACAAGAGCTCCAAGTGTTCCGCCGGAAAAAACAGCGTCGTTTCCTGTATCTGCCCAGATAAGTTTTTCATATCCGGAATTGTCGTTGCGCAACTTAAATCCTATTTCCCGAGAAATGCTGCCTTGCACAAGTATTTTTCCATCTACATGGACCATAAATTCATCGTTATCTCGTTGGTCAGTTGTGACATTTATGAGTTTTGACAACTTATCTACAAGCAGGTCACGGCGGTCAAGCAAATCATTCGGATTGTCTCCCATTGCACGCGTGCGAACAATCTCCGAATTGATTGCCGCAATTTGTTTTGTATAACTATTGACCTGTTTTACAGTTGAATATATGTCGCCGTTTATGAGATCGCCAACGCCTTGAAGGCTTTCCCATCGCTGTTTGATTGATTCTGTAAGGGTATCTGCTCTAGTTACAACAGCCTGACGAGCAGCTTTACTTTCAGGATTGATTGAAAGTTCCTGCCAGCTTTCCCAAAATTTGTCCATATTTGTGCGAACAGAAATATCATCAGGTTCATTGTAAATCTGTTCGATCATCGTGTAATATTTTGAACGTGTATCCCAGTAAGATTCCTGATTCGCCTGAGCGATTATGCGTTTGTCAAGGAGTTCATCACGGATGCGCTCTATTGATTTTACATCAACACCCTGCCCAATCAAGCCCGGTCGTTCAAGACGTTCAAGGTCTGGTTTGTAAAGAGGGTCAAACTCTTTTATTTGTACACGCTGACGGCTGTAGCCCTCTGTGTTTGCATTTGAAATGTTATGTCCCGCAGTTGTAATCGCATCTGTATTAGCCATGATGCTGCGTTTGCCAAGTTCAATACCGGAAAAAGTCGATCCCATAATTAACCTCTCACATCTACCAAAACACTCGCTGTCTGTCGCTGAGTGATTGTGCCATTTTTTGTATAATTTTTATTGCGAGTCTGAGGAAGAGCTTCTTCGATAACTGTTGAAATAAACTCGCGTGTTACATTTACATAGTTTGAAATAACCTGATTTTCAACTTTGCATTTTAAGAGTTTTGAGCGAAGGCGATTGAGGCGCTCAAAATACGGTTTTATCTGCTCCATTTTTAGTTTTTCTTGAATCTGATCGCGGCGGACATCAAAACGTTTAAAAGAGTCGGAAATCTGATTTACTTCAGAAATCAAATCGAAGAGAGACTGCCAGTTTTTTTCAGTTATAGTTTTGCGCAAGACAGTCTGCCTTTCTGTAAGCCTGTCCAAAAGGTTTTCCTCGTGTGCAAGCACATCAGCATATTCTTTAATTATTTCGTCCATATATTGCCTCTGGTTTTTAC includes:
- a CDS encoding flagellin; the protein is MIINHNMSSLYADRVLNISNDSIMKNMEKLSSGERINRAGDDASGLAVSEKMRSQIRGLNQAAKNIQNGVSFIQTTEGYLTETTDILQRVRELAVQSANGIYSDEDRMQIQVEVSQLVSEVDRIASQAQFNGMNMLTGRFAQAGDAVMQFHIGANVDQNARVFIGTMTATALGLKGAQGGDEQISISSPDEANMTLAAVDAALKNVTKQRADLGAYQNRFELAAKGVNIAAENTQAAESRIRDTDMAAEMVQFTKNSILTQAGTAMLAQANSQSQTVLSLLK
- a CDS encoding flagellar protein FlaG; its protein translation is MNTINSTVHVAMDGQSLYNKINSNNAGVSTSASQQITAKSITPTGAQVAQNIEQNIAEIKADAQALQRMSEIVPSNKLQFSINKELGSVIVSIIDASTNQVVKQIPSEDMQKLKLRIRKVIGNLFDELR
- the fliD gene encoding flagellar filament capping protein FliD, which encodes MAGINIPGVTNQYNTNETVEKLMKIERIPLTREQNALESLKTEKDAWRDLNSKLSSLRDNSKTLYSFENPFNNKITSSTEEYAITADANRSASIQSFKIDVIQPATPDRFLSSELDSDYKVQEGTFTFKAGEKQLSFKWKGGSLKDFANAINKRGNNIIKASIIGASEGKKTLLIEAVKTGKENRLIFEDDAYKMAFDIKMIDKIKSKAVEFADEQKQILPVNKIEYEEPSYMPKLSLTNIKFNEEDKTVRVEPRGAYQVKIPEKILSDSNIHIQFSITPENTEDITSGINEKLMQPELPSAGNAEFEGIIVNNSLSDVNMNLPPVPPEPLSPVTENQIVFAVMEDGTEKPVEVKDLFSIKENDSETSNLNNSKYVDINLSEYKGIKSIAIRNTNTGTAFTISDFSALNPVQDLGYGPVNPVSVADDAIIKYEGITISRSSNKIDDVVPEITLNLHDKTEKTATISVKPDKESSKNTIIEFVGKYNQAIAELNILSQKKPEIIQELNYLTKEEQEQEEKKLGIFQSDFSLTNIKSNMASIISQNYVFSDTAKITMLSQIGIATNAGGFSGGYSQSKLRGYLEIDEKKLDAALDSNMDDIRQLFGYDTDGDLIIDSGIAYRLDKQISAYTQTGGILSLKTSTLDSKIKSSEQKISKLETQMNNKEAQLRSKYSQMEGSLNSLEAQQNTISNFTKQQNNKQ
- a CDS encoding PilZ domain-containing protein; translated protein: MFLLYVDVSGSPITARQNAPIFTIIFFVIIVSLILGLIYFINLRLRAYHHSEKYLEKERKRKTKLKDIINFAKINNLKQTDIDILWDICKITDCSNILYYFHSNAEVRKLFKDTYIKAKEKNIFSDQKVSDFFKCLFKIERIVAQIKKISTTRQIPEQSVVFIISPEGELYPLTVIKNVKDGITVEFPAFMYNSPDKPKILQQTKFNFKTYDKLSYNFVSRIIRYEVNPEKNTFYMIFGHTDQLTCLTQRNYKRSFTDQECIFMPAKQNPNHGKKGQPDYIFSDKKVKGKLTNFSAGGCCIQTNLPLKENQQIGVELPQSGVTETIVCNVIKTRKLTNGMFAIHIQFIHISIQTKNKIFTLVYKFEL
- the tsaE gene encoding tRNA (adenosine(37)-N6)-threonylcarbamoyltransferase complex ATPase subunit type 1 TsaE is translated as MTFTTKTPEETIALGERIGAKLKKGDVIAMQGTLAAGKTTITKGIAKALGIKDIITSPTFCLISEYYGKMSLYHMDVYRLEGGDDFVNLGTDDMIYSDGVSIIEWSEKIIDELPEKTIILKITPNEDGTRTVEIDNWNNGEI
- the tsaB gene encoding tRNA (adenosine(37)-N6)-threonylcarbamoyltransferase complex dimerization subunit type 1 TsaB, which produces MNILALDCAVSRFGLAVKAGDKEIAGVYDIGMRQSELLVPAIDELLSKAGIKASELDCTTMTIGPGSFTGLRLVISALKAIELAYDVPVYGVSSLEAYSYEYKNFGLPVLSCIDANKGRFYASIKNGSKIILEDGDWETDRICESIKDFLKVILCGPDAKKLAGIIRQTNKDIEIAVPEVHSLYTDALIKIIENKEARQLKDYDGPVYLRASEAEIKLNA
- the csrA gene encoding carbon storage regulator CsrA; this encodes MLILSRKIDEKIKIGDNITITLIDVHGDQVKIGVEAPKSLKVFRQEVFDAIQSENKAAVVEENDNQNAISAVSALSNLFKR
- a CDS encoding flagellar assembly protein FliW; the encoded protein is MELVTKARGKITVTSEQLIDIPEGLFGFEKYTKYAIVDSDYEPFLWLQSCEEPDLAFLIVDPFLICSYYETDIDDELLVKIGITKPEDIIIMTIVTIPHDGSPITANFQGPLVINKKNRKCMQAIINDNRWSTKVDIVKALSKKGDR
- a CDS encoding flagellar hook-associated protein 3; amino-acid sequence: MQRISSQMNNNNTQSNLRLQEERLNRANNQIGSQHKIQRLRDDPIAAGHLVRYQSYLGRVNQFEKNALTLSDQFTVREGYMNDSLQIMQRVREMAVTGANGVYTKEDLKNMASEVDELLKALVQNANAVSADGNSIFAGTNTKATAFDVEMGNVEGSGIPLIQNVKYNGNIDINLVEVDEGKYLENDNAGVKAFWAENQSVFGARDASSWQASRDQVISVDNVKIQIKQGDNVYAVAAKINDSGAAVKASIDPVRNALNFTTTDARQLWLQDIEGSALQELGIVKDSSQLPPYNLGTGTRVSGGSMFDTVIAFRNALLAGDQDSIGGRVLGALDLGIDSLVSRLAKSGAEYERAQLNATRNSKLAIDVTQQASREGDLDFTKAITDLKMLDYTNQATLSQAAKMYSSTLLNFMK
- the flgK gene encoding flagellar hook-associated protein FlgK encodes the protein MGSTFSGIELGKRSIMANTDAITTAGHNISNANTEGYSRQRVQIKEFDPLYKPDLERLERPGLIGQGVDVKSIERIRDELLDKRIIAQANQESYWDTRSKYYTMIEQIYNEPDDISVRTNMDKFWESWQELSINPESKAARQAVVTRADTLTESIKQRWESLQGVGDLINGDIYSTVKQVNSYTKQIAAINSEIVRTRAMGDNPNDLLDRRDLLVDKLSKLINVTTDQRDNDEFMVHVDGKILVQGSISREIGFKLRNDNSGYEKLIWADTGNDAVFSGGTLGALVELRDVDIRNEIQSLNTMTMNFADLVNDVHRNAVGANKVTGLNFFTQHPFVENTNGNFDRNGDGELDTSFVFRISGTNELELQQQVGIEGVMTFNGTDGNVQVPYFHTDTVETVIARINNSTSEVKAYLDKNNHLVLKSTTAQSTENPDFVIRHIEDSGYFLAGYSGVLAARGEEGAYDFNQADAVNALVGGAQFAVAPVFNPSAYIEVNQVIRNDVMSVAAGYMDAAGRAPTGDGRAAVEIAAIRNSSVMVGGMKTFDDYFADSVTNVGLKGEQAETNLLSQNAIMDDLRNLRDSISGVNIDEELAEIMKFQHGYNAAAKFITVWDSLVDTIINRLGV